A segment of the Symmachiella macrocystis genome:
CCGTGAGTTGCGAATGCGTGGTGGTTGCTGGGTGGATCGCCAAGCTTTTGGCGTCGCCGACGTTGGCGAGGTGTGAGAACATTTTGAGGCTTTCGATGAACTTTGTCCCCGCGGCCCCGCCCCCTTTGATGCCGAACACGACCATTGCCCCGCCCTTGCCGCCCAGCAAGCGTTGCACCTTCTCGTAATTTGGATTCGACTCCAAGCCGGGATATGTTACCCATTCGACGGAGTCGTGATGCGATAGATGGCTGGCGACTGCTACGGCGTTTTCGCAGTGACGTTCCATCCGCAGCGGCAACGTTTCGATGCCCTGCAGAAACATCCAAGCGTTATCTGGGGAAATACAGGCGCCTAGGTTCCGCAGCGGCACGACCCGCATCCGCAGCAGATAGGCCATCGGCGTCAGATCGCCTAGGTCGGTGGCCCAGCGGATGTTGTGATAACTGGCATCGGGCTCGGACATCAGCGGAAATTTTCCCGACGCCCAATCGAACTTGCCACCATCCACCACGATGCCGCCGATCCCCGTTCCGTGACCGCCCAGCCACTTGGTCAGCGAGTGTACCACAATGTCCGCCCCCTGCTGCAAGGGACGTTGCAAGGCCGGCGTTGAAAACGTTCCGTCCACAATCAGCGGCAACCCGTGGTCGTGAGCGATGCGGCTGATGGCTTCGATGTCCGTCACATCCAGTCCGGGATTCCCGATCGTTTCACAAAACAGCAGCTTGGTTTTGTCGGTGATCGCTCCACGAAAATTTTCCGGATCGCGGGCATCGACAAAGTTGGTGTTGATGCCGAATTGCGGCAGGATGTCGTTGAACTGTGTGAACGTTCCGCCGTACAGATTGTTGGCGGCCACAATTTCATCGCCCATGCCGCAGATGTTGATTACGCTGTAAAAAATCGCGCTCGTCCCCGAAGCGACCGCCAGCCCGGCGACGCCCCCTTCGAGCTCCGCCACCCGCTTTTCGAGCACGTCATGCGTGGGATTCATGATCCGCGAATAAACATTCCCCAACTCACGCAGCGCAAACAAGTCAGCTGCGTGTTCGGTATCGCGAAACACATAAGAACTCGTGCGATGCACCGGCACCCCGCGAGACATCGTTGTCGGATCAGGCTCGGTTCCGGCGTGCAGGCATTGGGTTTCGATATTCATGGTGGTGGTCTCGTGATCGTTGGGGGATTAGAATGCAAATTGAGGTGCGGTCTGTCGGCGACGACTTTCGGCCGCAGCGACACCGGCCATGTTAGCTGGATTTTTTGTTGGCGACAACAACGGGGCGCTGGACCGATCTTTCCTTGTCGACCCTGCTGCTCTACGCAAGGTACTGCTATGACTGTTGATCGCGTATTAATGCTTGAAGACGAGGAAGAACGCGTTGTTCGTTTTCGCAAGGTACTTGCGAAACTCAATTCTGCCCTGCGGTTAATAGTCTGGGAGACTGCGCATAGCATGATCACTGAAGCGCCAGCTGAATTGCACAATGTGGCATTTATTTCATTGGACCACGATTTGTATACCGAATCCGATATTGATCCGGGAGATGGGCTCGATGTCGCAAACTTTCTCGTTGAGCAACCGCCATGCTGCCCGGTGATCATTCACACGACCAATTCCCCACGGGCGGTTTACATGACCGGCGCATTGGAAATCGAAGGCTGGGAGGTGATCCGCGCTGTCCCTTGGGGAGACAATTGGATTGAAGAAGATTGGCGATATCTCGTCAAGGAAATCTTGCGCCGCCCGTTGGATGCCTAGTTTGTTAACGTGTCGCAATAAACTGGCTATTCGATTTTTCTTTGCGTCTCCGCTTCTTTGCGCGAGGTTTTTATTTCGCAGGCAAAGTCCGCACAAATTTCACCGCTTGGCCGATCCAATCGATCAGATCCGCCTCCAGTTCAACGCCGGCCGGTTCGACCATGACCCAACCTCGCATGGCCCGGCCGGTGATGTCGAATTCGCGTGTGTCGGGATCGCTCAATGCCGTTTCGTAATTCTCCACCCCCAGACGCAGAATTAAAAATTCTTTCCACACGCCGACACACATATTGCCGGACAGCATAAACCCCACGCCGCCGAACATCTTCTTTTCCGAAAACCCCTTGCGCCGCCGCATCAACGGCCGCACCCGCTCGGCAAGTTGTTCGTCATAGGCCATTTCTAACGCTCTCCGCCGAATCCAAATTTCGTCATGCACCAGCTTCGATGGAAGGTGGGTCTCACGTGCTATTTTAGTGGGGAAGCGGTTTTTTAAACAACAAACAATGAGCAGTGGATGACCAGCTGCCACACTTTCCGGTATTGACTAATTATGCATCAATGCATATTATCCAACTGGAGGGAAATCATGCCACGTAAATCTCGACAAACGCGGCCGCGGAGCCGCACGGATCGTCAAGCAGAGCCGTCAGCCTATGACCGGACCACGATTACGATTCCTCGCCAGCTCAAGGCGCGCATGAAAGCTGCCGGGGAGCGGGTGAATTGGTCAGCGGTGGCGTCCGAAGCATTTGAAGCCTGGCTCTCAGGACACGCAAACAAGGAGCAGCCGATGCCCGAACTACCCGACAAAGACGACGCCATCGAACGGTTGCGGCGTCTGAAGAATGAACCTGAGGCCCGGCATGGTGGATCCACCGGACGCGCTTATGTGCTAGGCCAGCACTGGGCGATGGCCGATGCGCATCCTGTGGAATTGCAGCGACTGGAAGAGTTCTGTGCCGGGCCGCTGCTCGATGGGACGTGGGAAGACTTGAAGACGCGG
Coding sequences within it:
- a CDS encoding O-acetylhomoserine aminocarboxypropyltransferase/cysteine synthase family protein; protein product: MNIETQCLHAGTEPDPTTMSRGVPVHRTSSYVFRDTEHAADLFALRELGNVYSRIMNPTHDVLEKRVAELEGGVAGLAVASGTSAIFYSVINICGMGDEIVAANNLYGGTFTQFNDILPQFGINTNFVDARDPENFRGAITDKTKLLFCETIGNPGLDVTDIEAISRIAHDHGLPLIVDGTFSTPALQRPLQQGADIVVHSLTKWLGGHGTGIGGIVVDGGKFDWASGKFPLMSEPDASYHNIRWATDLGDLTPMAYLLRMRVVPLRNLGACISPDNAWMFLQGIETLPLRMERHCENAVAVASHLSHHDSVEWVTYPGLESNPNYEKVQRLLGGKGGAMVVFGIKGGGAAGTKFIESLKMFSHLANVGDAKSLAIHPATTTHSQLTEDQQRAAGITPEMVRLSVGIEHINDILADLDQALAAAS
- a CDS encoding cyclic-phosphate processing receiver domain-containing protein, with the translated sequence MTVDRVLMLEDEEERVVRFRKVLAKLNSALRLIVWETAHSMITEAPAELHNVAFISLDHDLYTESDIDPGDGLDVANFLVEQPPCCPVIIHTTNSPRAVYMTGALEIEGWEVIRAVPWGDNWIEEDWRYLVKEILRRPLDA
- a CDS encoding TfoX/Sxy family protein, translating into MAYDEQLAERVRPLMRRRKGFSEKKMFGGVGFMLSGNMCVGVWKEFLILRLGVENYETALSDPDTREFDITGRAMRGWVMVEPAGVELEADLIDWIGQAVKFVRTLPAK